Proteins encoded in a region of the Oncorhynchus gorbuscha isolate QuinsamMale2020 ecotype Even-year linkage group LG16, OgorEven_v1.0, whole genome shotgun sequence genome:
- the hagh gene encoding hydroxyacylglutathione hydrolase, mitochondrial isoform X2, translating into MKVELLPALTDNYMYLLIDEESKEAAIIDPVEPVKVVEAIRKHGVRLKTVLTTHHHWDHAGGNEKMVRLVPGLTVYGGDDRVDALTKKVKHSNTFKVGSLTVKCLFTPCHTTGHICYLVTKDNSTEPPAVFTGDTLFVAGCGKFFEGTAEQMYRALIDVLGRLPPETRVYCGHEYTINNLKFARHVEPDNEVIKKKLAWAKEKVSNGEPTIPSTVAEEFKFNPFMRVKEKSVQEHAGQNDPVETMRSLRKEKDGFRVPKD; encoded by the exons ATGAAGGTAGAACTGCTGCCAGCCCTCACTGACAACTACATGTACCTTCTCATTGATGAGGAGTCAAAGGAAGCTGCCATCATAGACCCAGTTGAACCAGTGAAG GTTGTAGAAGCTATCAGAAAGCACGGTGTGAGACTTAAAACAGTTCTGACCACCCATCACCATTG GGACCATGCGGGAGGCAATGAGAAGATGGTGAGGCTGGTGCCTGGTCTCACTGTGTACGGAGGAGATGACCGGGTGGATGCCCTCACTAAGAAAGTCAAACACTCCAACACATTCAAA GTTGGTTCACTTACAGTCAAGTGTTTGTTTACGCCATGCCACACCACTGGCCACATTTGCTACCTTGTGACCAAAGACAACAGCACTGAGCCTCCAGCTGTCTTCACAG GGGACACACTGTTTGTTGCTGGCTGTGGGAAGTTTTTTGAGGGTACAGCTGAACAGATGTACAGGGCATTGATAGACGTGCTGGGACGTCTGCCCCCTGAAACA CGTGTTTACTGTGGTCATGAGTACACCATCAACAATCTGAAGTTCGCTCGACATGTGGAGCCCGACAACGAGGTCATCAAGAAAAAACTAGCATGGGCAAAG GAGAAAGTCAGTAATGGAGAACCAACCATCCCCTCCACTGTGGCTGAAGAATTCAAATTCAACCCCTTTATGAGAGTGAA AGAGAAGTCTGTGCAAGAGCATGCTGGGCAGAATGACCCTGTTGAAACCATGAGGAGTCTCCGTAAGGAGAAAGATGGCTTCCGGGTCCCCAAGGACTGA
- the hagh gene encoding hydroxyacylglutathione hydrolase, mitochondrial isoform X1: MFYRSLVASACTLGVLGAAATYKIAPAHVQAALLHKEAPDIPIRKSLLVEQSDMKVELLPALTDNYMYLLIDEESKEAAIIDPVEPVKVVEAIRKHGVRLKTVLTTHHHWDHAGGNEKMVRLVPGLTVYGGDDRVDALTKKVKHSNTFKVGSLTVKCLFTPCHTTGHICYLVTKDNSTEPPAVFTGDTLFVAGCGKFFEGTAEQMYRALIDVLGRLPPETRVYCGHEYTINNLKFARHVEPDNEVIKKKLAWAKEKVSNGEPTIPSTVAEEFKFNPFMRVKEKSVQEHAGQNDPVETMRSLRKEKDGFRVPKD, encoded by the exons ATGTTTTACCGGTCACTGGTAGCGAGTGCCTGCACTCTTGGCGTTCTTGGAGCCGCTGCAACGTATAAAATTG CCCCTGCACACGTCCAAGCAGCCCTTCTACACAAGGAAGCTCCTGATATCCCGATAAGGAAGTCTTTACTGGTGGAGCAGAGCGACATGAAGGTAGAACTGCTGCCAGCCCTCACTGACAACTACATGTACCTTCTCATTGATGAGGAGTCAAAGGAAGCTGCCATCATAGACCCAGTTGAACCAGTGAAG GTTGTAGAAGCTATCAGAAAGCACGGTGTGAGACTTAAAACAGTTCTGACCACCCATCACCATTG GGACCATGCGGGAGGCAATGAGAAGATGGTGAGGCTGGTGCCTGGTCTCACTGTGTACGGAGGAGATGACCGGGTGGATGCCCTCACTAAGAAAGTCAAACACTCCAACACATTCAAA GTTGGTTCACTTACAGTCAAGTGTTTGTTTACGCCATGCCACACCACTGGCCACATTTGCTACCTTGTGACCAAAGACAACAGCACTGAGCCTCCAGCTGTCTTCACAG GGGACACACTGTTTGTTGCTGGCTGTGGGAAGTTTTTTGAGGGTACAGCTGAACAGATGTACAGGGCATTGATAGACGTGCTGGGACGTCTGCCCCCTGAAACA CGTGTTTACTGTGGTCATGAGTACACCATCAACAATCTGAAGTTCGCTCGACATGTGGAGCCCGACAACGAGGTCATCAAGAAAAAACTAGCATGGGCAAAG GAGAAAGTCAGTAATGGAGAACCAACCATCCCCTCCACTGTGGCTGAAGAATTCAAATTCAACCCCTTTATGAGAGTGAA AGAGAAGTCTGTGCAAGAGCATGCTGGGCAGAATGACCCTGTTGAAACCATGAGGAGTCTCCGTAAGGAGAAAGATGGCTTCCGGGTCCCCAAGGACTGA
- the fahd1 gene encoding acylpyruvase FAHD1, mitochondrial yields the protein MTSRNISRFWEWGKKIICVGRNYADHAKELNNIVPTEPVLFLKTPSAYLTEGSPILIPKYSNSVHHEIELGVVIGKGGTAIPQSSAMQHVAGYALCLDMTARDVQDDCKSKGLPWTLAKAFNTSCPVSEFIPKERIPDPGNVKIWLNVNGQMRQNGCTSQMLFSIPFLISYISEIITLEEGDLILTGTPKGVSAVQVHDELHAGIDDVVSMTFKVGRL from the coding sequence ATGACTTCACGGAATATATCTCGATTTTGGGAGTGGGGAAAGAAGATCATCTGTGTTGGGAGGAACTACGCCGACCATGCAAAGGAGCTGAATAACATCGTCCCAACAGAGCCCGTGTTGTTCCTGAAGACTCCATCTGCATATCTGACAGAGGGCTCACCCATCCTCATTCCCAAATACTCCAACAGTGTACACCATGAAATCGAGTTGGGGGTGGTCATCGGGAAAGGTGGCACCGCTATCCCCCAATCCTCCGCGATGCAACACGTCGCAGGGTACGCCCTGTGTTTGGATATGACAGCTCGAGACGTCCAGGATGACTGCAAGTCTAAAGGTCTTCCGTGGACTCTGGCCAAAGCGTTCAACACATCTTGTCCCGTCAGTGAATTCATCCCCAAAGAGCGTATACCCGACCCGGGAAACGTGAAGATCTGGCTCAATGTGAACGGCCAGATGCGCCAGAATGGCTGCACCTCTCAGATGCTTTTCTCCATTCCCTTTCTCATCAGCTACATCAGTGAGATCATCACCCTAGAAGAGGGGGATCTGATTCTCACAGGGACTCCCAAGGGTGTATCCGCTGTGCAGGTGCACGATGAATTACATGCTGGCATAGATGATGTTGTCAGCATGACTTTTAAAGTTGGCAGACTTTGA
- the zgc:113333 gene encoding beta-N-acetylhexosaminidase, with product MVTKRQALRAVVLCLVLVAAVKLLLSEYRTERKQKLATMDPGSFWHQGPKVKEAVTVHKSEDINSLFNWAQKPEVPEPPVKKEAGTAPLETSKVPARIVHLDLKGAAPKVKYMKQIFPLFSSLGADGVLLEYEDMFPYHGNLTILRSPYAYSMEDIEEIKSLAKLNKLELIPLVQVFGHLEFVLKHERYFHLREVRAFPNSLNPHHPGSVALVKDMVSQVMDCHPDARWFHMGADEVRGLGESQDSKNWLHSNKGDVGKMFLNHAVSLARFITERRSGVRVILWDDMLRKISPATIKESGLQDLASPTIWNYLKKMDTDGIGTLISRYHEAGFKGIWFASAFKGGTGIDQRWTPLDYQLQNHLSWIKVMNSMTKYPSITLHGILLTGWQRFEHHTVLCELLPVGIPSLAMCLQSLKHGAFDENAKMEAHHILGCNIKVEKDICEGSGAFSGSQIYHMVFYIHTNLQKEVDALMKHYHIKGGFSRYHRKYNFANPRIIGFFQGQLKKLLDKWETYIENFRMEMEAIYFPDTVEEWMEENVNANMDLLRENARDAERILKLNGQPKSLKTL from the exons ATGGTAACAAAACGGCAGGCCCTCAGAGCTGTTGTACTTTGTCTGGTGCTTGTTGCTGCTGTCAAACTTCTGCTTTCGGAATACAG AACTGAAAGGAAACAGAAGTTAGCCACCATGGATCCTGGCTCATTTTGGCACCAGGGGCCAAAGGTGAAGGAGGCTGTTACTGTACACAAGTCAGAGGATATAAACTCTTTGTTTAACTGGGCCCAGAAACCAGAGGTTCCAGAGCCTCCAGTAAAAAAAGAAGCAGGCACAGCACCTCTGGAAACCAGCAAAGTCCCTGCAAGAATAGTGCACCTGGATCTGAAAGGTGCTGCACCCAAAGTCAAATACATGAAGCAG ATCTTCccgctcttctcctctctgggtGCTGATGGTGTTCTGCTAGAGTACGAGGACATGTTTCCCTATCATGGAAACCTGACGATTCTCAGGTCACCGTATGCCTACAG TATGGAAGATATAGAGGAGATAAAGAGCCTAGCCAAACTCAACAAGCTGGAACTGATTCCTTTAGTGCAAGTGTTTGGACACCTCGAG TTTGTGTTGAAGCATGAGAGGTATTTCCACCTGAGGGAGGTGAGGGCTTTCCCTAACAGTCTGAACCCCCACCATCCTGGCTCTGTGGCTCTGGTCAAGGACATGGTCTCCCAGGTCATGGACTGTCACCCTGACGCACGCTGGTTCCACATGGGGGCTGATGAG GTGAGGGGTCTGGGAGAGAGCCAGGACTCTAAAAACTGGTTACATAGCAATAAGGGGGATGTTGGGAAAATGTTCCTGAACCATGCAGTGTCATTGGCCCGTTTCATCACAGAGagaaggtcaggggtcagagtgaTTCTGTGGGATGACATGTTGAGGAAGATCAGCCCTGCCACTATTAAAG AGTCAGGCCTGCAAGATCTTGCTTCCCCAACAATATGGAACTATTTGAAGAAAATGGATACAGATGGTATTG GAACATTGATATCTAGATACCATGAGGCCGGTTTCAAGGGTATATGGTTCGCCAGTGCATTTAAAGGGGGCACAGGTATTGACCAGCGATGGACCCCTCTTGACTATCAGCTACAGAACCATCTGTCCTGGATAAAGGTCATGAACTCTATGACCAAATACCCCTCCATAACCCTCCATGGCATCCTGCTAACAGGATGGCAGAG GTTTGAGCACCATACCGTGTTGTGTGAACTCCTCCCAGTTGGCATTCCCTCCCTGGCTATGTGTCTACAGAGCTTAAAGCATG GTGCATTTGATGAAAATGCAAAGATGGAGGCTCACCACATACTGGGCTGCAACATCAAGGTGGAGAAAGATATCTG TGAGGGGAGTGGAGCCTTCTCAGGCTCTCAGATCTACCACATGGTGTTTTACATTCACACAAACCTGCAGAAGGAGGTGGATGCCCTCATGAAACACTA CCACATCAAAGGGGGTTTCAGTCGCTACCACAGAAAATATAATTTTGCAAATCCAAGAATTATAGGATTCTTCCAAGGTCAGCTGAAGAA ACTGTTGGATAAGTGGGAGACGTACATAGAGAACTTCCGTATGGAGATGGAGGCGATCTACTTCCCAGACACAGTGGAGGAGTGGATGGAGGAGAATGTCAATGCCAACATGGATCTATTGAGAGAGAACGCCCGGGATGCCGAGCGAATCCTAAAGCTGAACGGACAGCCCAAGTCACTGAAGACCTTATAG
- the narfl gene encoding cytosolic Fe-S cluster assembly factor narfl, with protein MVSQFSGVLQLTDLDDFITPSQECVKPVKVEKKQGRSVAKIQIEDDGSYFQVKQDGGKQKLEKAKITLNDCLACSGCITSAESVLITQQSHEEIYRVLRNNKQAGVAEQKVVVVSVSPQSRASLAARYGLSSSEAGRRLTAFFKGLGVHHVFDTSFSRTFSLLESQREFVERFHRKEQDKQALPMLASACPGNQLYLNTLTSFYLQVRILPIELQKPGPNFTKFIRLEVQGLNPQQIYHVTVMPCYDKKLEASRPDFYLEEADTREVDCVITSGEVLKMLEEEKVLLSDVEPAPLDTMFSSVCGDELLGHAGSGSGGYLHHVFTHAARQLFGEEVKELTYKTLKNKDFQEVTLERDGVVVLRFAATYGFRNIQNLVQKLKRGKSPYHFVEVMACPSGCLNGGGQVKPLPEQNNKELLQQVEDLYKEERPLVPEEDQHVAELYQSWLQSVGEERARELLHTQYHAVDKATNGLLVKW; from the exons ATGGTGTCCCAATTTAGCGGTGTTTTGCAGTTGACAGATCTAGATgattttatcactccttcccag GAATGTGTGAAACCAGTCAAGGTGGAGAAGAAGCAAGGCAGATCTGTGGCTAAAATTCAAATAGAAGATGATGGGAGCTATTTCCAGGTTAAACAG GATGGTGGAAAGCAGAAGCTGGAGAAAGCTAAGATCACTCTGAATGACTGCCTGGCCTGCAGTGGCTGCATCACCTCAGCTGAGAGTGTCCTTATCACACAGCAGAGTCATGAAGAGATTTACAGGGTGCTACGCAACAacaag CAGGCAGGTGTAGCAGAGcagaaggtggtggtggtgtctgtgtctccacagtccagagcctccCTGGCAGCACGCTACGGCCTGAGCAGCAGTGAGGCAGGCAGGAGGCTCACCGCCTTCTTCAAGGGTCTGG GGGTTCACCACGTGTTTGACACCAGCTTCAGCAGGACCTTCAGCCTGttggagagtcagagagagtttGTGGAGCGGTTCCATCGGAAGGAGCAAGACAAGCAGGCCCTGCCCATGCTGGCCTCTGCCTGCCCAGGTAACCAGCTGTACCTCAACACCTTAACTAGCTTCTATCTCCAGGTCAGAATCCTTCCAATAGAACTTCAGAAACCAGGCCCCAATTTCACAAAGTTCATCAGATTAGAAGTG CAG ggcCTGAACCCACAGCAGATCTACCATGTGACTGTGATGCCCTGCTATGATAAGAAACTGGAGGCCTCCAGGCCTGACTTCTACCTGGAGGAGGCTGACACCAGAGAGGTGGACTGTGTCATCACTTCAG GAGAAGTtctgaagatgctagaggaagaGAAAGTGTTGCTCAGCGATGTGGAGCCAGCCCCATTAGATACAAT gttcagcagtgtgtgtggtgatgaGTTGCTGGGCCATGCAGGGAGCGGTTCAGGAGGATACCTCCATCACGTGTTCACACACGCTGCCAGACAGCTGTttggagaggaggtgaaggagctCACCTACAAGACACTCAA GAACAAGGACTTCCAGGAGGTGACCCTGGAAAGGGACGGTGTGGTCGTGCTGCGTTTCGCCGCAACCTACGGTTTCCGCAACATCCAGAACCTGGTGCAGAAACTCAAGAGGGGAAAGTCACCCTACCACTTCGTAGAGGTCATGGCCTGTCCGTCAG gtTGTCTGAATGGGGGAGGCCAGGTGAAGCCCTTACCAGAGCAGAACAACAAGGAGTTGCTGCAGCAGGTGGAGGATCTGTACAAGGAGGAGCGCCCTCTAGTGCCAGAGGAGGACCAGCACGTGGCAGAGCTTTACCAGTCCTGGCTACAgagtgtaggagaggagagagccagGGAGCTGCTGCACACACAGTACCATGCAGTGGACAAGGCCACCAACGGACTCCTTGTCAAATGGTGA